The region ATCTAGGATTTAGATTATTGGCAATCAAGAGTAGGCAGCAGGTTTTGATCTCGACCTCAGTGCCCAGATTCAAGCTCTAATACCCCAGCCATATTTAGTAATGGCAGCTGTATTAAGTTTTGATCTCGGCATTAGTGCCCAGCTTCGATTCTCGGTACCCCAGCCATTAAGTAAGAAGCCAGCCTAGCGCTGGCTTTTTGCTATCTAGGATTTAGATTATTGGCAATCAAGAGTAGGCAGCAGGTTTTGATCTCGGCCTAAGTGCCCAGCTTCGTGTTTATCGTAGAGGCCCTTATGTTAGGTAAATAGTAGCCGGCCAGCTTTGTGAAACAAAGCTTTGATTTCAGTCCTTACTCAAACTGATGGCTCTCACAGCACAATAACCCGTTATAAATTCCAAGCACAACATGAAAACATACAGTGCCGCTGCGCGTCACCAGCCAGCTAAAGTGGCTTCTACAAAAAATTATCGAACCAAACAAATAAAACCGAGCCTTCCTGTTCGGGGTTTATCTTTAGCTGGGCGTAGGGCGCTTGGTGCTCGGCGCTGCCCTACAAACCCATCGCATATTTCATGACGCGCTTTTTTAACGGGCCACTGTGTTGCGCTGCACTTAAGCCTAAATTGCGTAATATTTTCAGCGGCAAGATATTATTGCTAAAGGCGTGATAGCAAACATCCATGGTGGTTTGCATCAACAGGTTGTCGGTGCGGCGGCGGCGTTGATAACGGGCTAAACGCTCACTTGAGCCAATATCCAATTGTGCCTCCACACCTTGGCTCACCAACTCAGTAATGGCGGCCACGTCTTTAAAGCCAAGATTCACGCCCTGCCCTGCTAATGGATTTATGGTATGCGCCGCATCACCCAGCAACACCACGCGGCCTTTCACATATTGATTGGCGTGGCGACGGCGCAGCGGGAAACTGCCTTTGCTTAACACTTTAAAATTACCCATCCGCGGCGGAAAGTGCGCGGCCACTTGCTCGGCGAGAGAGTCATTGTCTAACTTGGCCAATGCCTGAATACGCTGTTTTTGGTCATACCACACCAAGCAGCCCTGATCGGTCCCCAAGGGCAAGAAAGCGCGCGGGCCTTGAGGCGTAAACTGCTGCCAGGTCATATCTGACTCGAGTTGATCGGCTTCTATACTGATCAGCATGCATTGCTGGCCGTAATCCCAAGCACTGATGCCAATGCCGACTAATTGACGAGTAAAAGACTCAGCGCCATCACAAGCCAGTACTAAACGTGCTTCTAGCTGTTGGCCATGGGTGAGCGTTAACGTGGCGCCAGTCTCGGATTGGCGCAGTGCCTCTAAGCCATTAGGGCAATCCAGTTTTACGTTTGGCCACTGCGCCAGCGCTTGCCACAGGCCGAGCTGGATCAGGCGGTTTTCTACCATGTACCCCAGATATTCACGCCCCACACTGGCGGCGGTAAATTCCGTGTGAAAGACTTGCCACTCATAGGCTTCTAAGCGCTGATAAGGCCAAGCACGCATACCTTGAATATTATCCCAAGCGCCGGCTTGTTCTAACAAGGCGACAGAGGTGGCGCTAATGGCGGACACCCGTAAATCCCGCGGCTGCTCTGGGCTAAATTCCGTGGGCCGTTTGGCTTCAATAACGCGAATCGACAACCCAGTAGGCGCCAACAAGGCCGCCACTAAGGCACCCACCATACCTCCGCCAATAATGGCAATGTCACACTGTTCCTGTTGCATGTCCATGACTGCTCACCTCGTAATTTTTGCCCATTCTACCGCAGATATGCTTAAGATTCGGTGCTTATCTAAGACCACCATCCCATGTGGGCTGCGGCCTGTCTATTGGATATTATCTGGTCAGTGGCGCTTTAAAGGAGTAGAATTCACCGCCTGATCCCATGTCCCTTGCCGCATGACCTTTACCGGTATATCGGCCGTAATTTCAAGAGTGCCATGAGCAAAAAACTTCACATTAAAACCTGGGGCTGTCAGATGAACGAGTACGATTCATCTAAGATGGCCGATCTACTGGACGCAACCCACGGCTACGAGCTGACGGACGACCCAACCGAAGCCGACGTGCTGCTGCTAAACACCTGCTCTATTCGTGAGAAAGCGCAAGAAAAAGTGTTTCATCAGTTAGGCCGCTGGCGCCCGCTAAAAATGATCAATCCTAAACTGGTGATTGGCGTTGGCGGCTGCGTGGCTTCTCAAGAAGGTGAAGCCATTCGTGCCCGCGCCCATTACGTAGACTTAGTCTTTGGTCCGCAAACGCTGCATCGGCTACCGGCCATGATTAAAGCCGTGCTTGAAGGTAACGGCGCTCAAGTAGACGTAACCTTTCCTGAGATAGAGAAATTCGACAACCTGCCCGAGCCCCGCGCAGAAGGTGCTAGCGCCTATGTGTCGATCATGGAAGGCTGTTCTAAGTACTGTTCGTTTTGCGTGGTGCCTTATACCCGCGGCGAAGAAGTCAGCCGCCCCATGGATGACGTGCTCTACGAAATCGCCCAGCTTGCTGACCAAGGCGTGCGTGAGGTGAATTTATTAGGCCAAAACGTGAACGGCTATCGTGGTGAGACCCATGACGGCAGCATTTGCAGCTTCGCGGAATTATTACGCTTAGTGGCATCCATCGATGGTATCGACCGGGTGCGCTACACCACCAGTCATCCCATTGAATTTACCGACGACATTATTGAGGTCTATAGAGACACGCCAGAATTGGTGAGCTTCTTACACCTGCCAGTACAAAGTGGCTCAGATCGCATCTTAACGCTGATGAAACGCGCGCACACGGCGTTGGAATATAAGTCCAAAATTCGCCGCCTGCGCGCGGTACGCCCGGATGTCACCATCAGCTCTGATTTTATCATCGGCTTTCCCGGTGAAGATGAAGACGACTTTGAGCGCACCCTCAAGCTGATTGAAGATGTGGGCTTTGACTTAAGCTACAGCTTTATCTTTAGCGCTCGTCCGGGTACACCGGCTGCCGATTTGCCTGATGATGTGCCACTGGAAGAGAAGAAAGCCCGCTTGGCGCGTCTGCAAACGCTGATCAATAATCAAGCACAGCTGATCAGCCGTCAGATGTTGGGCACCACCCAGCGTATTCTGGTGGAAGGCCCCTCGAAAATGGATCCGATGGAGCTGCGAGGCCGCACCGAAAATAACCGTGTGGTGAACTTTGTAGGTGCCCATACCTTGATTGGCGGCTTTGCTGACGTAGAAATTATCGAAGCCAGACCCAACAGCCTGCGCGGTAAGTTTATCCGCGGTGAAGCTGAGATGGGTCTGCGGGTACAAACCTCGCCCAAGAGCATTTTAGGCCGCCGCCCCGATGGCGTGCCTGATGCAGTCGGCGTCGCGACGTTTACGCCTTAGTTCACCCGCAAGGAGTGAAGCGTAAAGAGTGAGGAGTAAAGAGTCAGGCAAAGAGGAGTCCCTCATTTCTGACAATTTACTCCTCTCGCTTATTTAATAACTGACACTAGGAGTTATTTTGTCACCTACTGTTACCACTGTAGAACTTGAATTAGCGCCCGCCGATGGTGCGCGTTTGGCCAGTCTCTGTGGCCCGCTTGATGACAACATCAAACAATTAGAGCGCCGTTTAGGCATAGAAATTAATTATCACAATCAGTATTTTACGCTAGTGGGGCGTACCGCTCAGGTCAATATTGGCGCACACTTGTTAAAGCATTTATATGTGGAAACGCAAGCCTTACGCGGTCAAGCCGTGCCCGACATTACGCCCGAGCTGGTGCATTTGGCCATTAAAGAAAGCCAAGTGTTAGACCAAGATGACACCCCAGATATCGAACATCTGTACGGTAAATCGGTCAACATCAAAACCAAGCGTGGCCTAATTAAACCACGCACCGCCAGCCAAGCTCACTATATGGCGCATATCTCCAGCCACGATATTACCTTTGGTATTGGCCCTGCCGGTACCGGTAAAACTTATCTGGCCGTGGCGGCCGCCGTCGATGCGTTAGAGCGCCAAGAAGTACGCCGTATCTTATTAACGCGCCCCGCCGTTGAGGCCGGTGAGAAACTGGGTTTCTTGCCGGGGGATTTAAGCAAAAAAGTCGACCCTTACTTGCGCCCGCTGTATGACGCCTTATTTGAAATGCTCGGCTTTGAGCAAGTCGAAAAGCTGATTGAGCGCAACGTGATTGAAATCGCCCCCTTGGCGTATATGCGTGGTCGCACCTTAAATGATGCTTTTATTATTCTCGATGAAAGCCAAAATACCACCCTTGAGCAGATGAAGATGTTTTTAACGCGCATCGGCTTTAACTCTCGTGCTGTGGTCACCGGCGACATTACACAGGTAGACTTGCCGCGTAATGCCAAGTCCGGCTTGCGCCATGCGATGGAGGTGCTCGACGGCGTTGAAGGCCTGTCCTTTAACTTCTTTCATGCAGAAGACGTAGTACGCCACCCCGTAGTGGCGCGCATTGTGCGTGCATATGAAGCCTTTGACAGCCAACAGGCTGAGTTAAACGACAAGCAGAGCTAAACAACTAACCTGAACTAAACAAGCAGGCTGAACTAAATAACAGGAAACATCATGAATTTGTGGTTAGATTTACAGTTGGCCTGTGACGAAGCACCGGGCTTGCCGAACGAGTCTGAACTTGAAGTTTGGCTACAAGCCGCGCTGCTTAATGAGCGCGAAGAGGCCGAAGTGACGGTGCGTTTGGTGGACGAAGCAGAAAGTCACCAGCTTAATCATGATTATCGCGGTAAAGATAAGTCCACTAATGTGTTATCTTTCCCCTTTGAAGCGCCGCCCGGCATTGAGCTGCCCTTATTGGGTGACTTGGTGATTTGTCGCCAAGTGGTGGAGCGCGAAGCAATTGAACAACATAAACCGCTCACCGCCCATTGGGCACACATGGTGGTGCACGGTTGCTTGCATTTACTGGGCTTTGACCATATTAAGGATGATGAAGCCGAGATAATGGAAGCAAAAGAAATTGCCATTTTGGCTACCCTTGGCTTTGCCAATCCCTACTTAGATGATGAAGGTTAAATTAGGTCAATGAGCGACGATAATTCGAACTCAGAACACGGTTCGTCCAGTAAGAAAAACTGGCTAGAAAAGCTGGGTCAGCTTTTTCAGGGCGAACCGAAGAATCGCGAAGAATTAGTAGAAGTGATCATGGAAGCCAGTCAGCGGGAGCTGATCGATCAAGATACCAAAGATATGATTGAAGGCGTACTCGAGGTGAGCGAGCTGAGGGTGCGAGACATTATGATCCCCCGCTCGCAAATGGTGACGGTGGAGAAATCTCAGCCCGTGTCCTCATTTTTGCCCATGATCATCGAATCCACTCATTCGCGCTTCCCAGTGGTCAATGAAGATAAAGACCACATAGAGGGCATTTTGCTGGCCAAGGATCTGCTGCAATACGGCTTTGGCCTCAATGACGATACCTTCACCATCGACAAGATACTGCGCACCGCCGTAGTGGTGCCTGAAAGCAAGCGTCTCGATAAGCTGCTAAAAGAATTTCGTCAAGAGCGCTATCACATGGCGATCGTGGTGGATGAGTTTGGCGGCGTCTCCGGGTTAGTGACCATAGAAGACATTCTAGAGCTCATCGTCGGCGATATTGAAGACGAGTTTGATGCCGAAGAATGCGCGGAAATCCGTCAAATTACGTCGCGGGTGTATGCGGTGGCGGCACTGACCGACATCGAAGACTTTAATGAATATTTTAATACCGATTTTAGTGACGAAGAGGCAGATACCGTAGGTGGCTTAGTCATGCACGCCTTTGGTCACTTACCCGCTAAAGGTGAACAGCTCGAAATCAACGGCTTTATCTTTAAAGTAGCGCACACCGATCGTCGACGTTTGCTGCAATTACAGGTTAAGCTCCCCAGTAGTCAGGAATCCTCCACCTCGGAAAACATATAAACGTGCGCCACTTTTTCTTTAGCCTTGGGGCCCTGCTGAGCGGGGTTCTTGGCGTTTACGCCTTCAGCCCTTTCGGTTACTGGCCGTTAGCACTGGTGTCTTTATTTGGTTTATACGCCAGCACTCAAACACTGAGCCCCGGCAGGGCTGCGCGACGCAGCTTTATCTGGGCCATGGGCTTTTACTTAGTAGGCTTATGGTGGATCCATAACAGCATGACCATTTTTGGTGGCATGCCGTTATGGGCGGCCTTCTTGCTGGTGGCGCTATTAGCTGCATATTTGAGCTTGTACACGGCAGCCGCCATTTGGCTGGCCCAACGCTTGGTGCCCTCTCGCACTTGGCGGGCGCTATTAGTGTTGCCCGCATTGCTGATAGCCGCCGACTGGTTACGGGGCTGGGTAATGACCGGCTTTCCTTGGTTATGGTTTGGTTACAGTCAACTGGAAGGCCCACTGGCCGGTTTAGCACCCATTATGGGGGTACAAGGCATCAGCTGGCTGTTGACCTTTACTGCCGCGACGGCTTGGTTACTGCTACAACGCCGCCCTACTTGGTGGCCGGGTGTGGCCGCCATCGCGCTGTGGGGCCTCGCCTTTAGCAGTAACTTTGTGCAATGGGTCACCCCCACTCAAGAAAGCCGCTTTGCCTTGGTGCAGGGTAATATTGAGCAATCGCTAAAGTGGATCCCGGGGCAATTAGAGCAAAGCTTAGAACGCTATATTAGCCTTACTTTGCCAGAGCGCGATGCCGATGTGGTGATCTGGCCTGAGTCCGCTTTGCCCAGCACAGAGCAACAATTAGCGCCTTGGTTAAAGCAGGTGGATCTTATGATGCGCGACCGTGGCCAAAGCTTGATCACCGGTTTAGTGTCCGAGCCCAGCTCAGGTGATATGTATAATTCTGTGATCACCCTTGGCCATAACGCAATTCCTTATGAGATGGAGCACAGCAATCGTTATTACAAGCAGCACCTAGTGCCGGTGGGCGAATTTGTGCCCTTTGGCGACTTGTTGCGCCCCATAGCGCCATTTTTTAACTTGCCGATGTCGTCTTTTGCTCGCGGAGAGGCAAATCAGCCGGACTTAACCGCAGCCGGTCAACAGCTCAGCGTGGCTATTTGTTATGAAGTGGCCTTCCCCAGTCTAGTGCGCGCGAACATGAAACCAAACACGGATTACCTGCTGACCGTATCTAACGATACTTGGTTTGGTCAGTCGATAGGTCCTTGGCAGCATCAAGAAATTGCCCGCATGCGCGCCCTTGAGCTGGGTCGACCGCTAATTCGTGCTACCAATAATGGCGTCACGCTAGTCACGGATGAAAAAGGCCAGATCACCGCCAGCTTGCCACAGTTTGAGACCGGCGTGTTACAAGCCAACGTCACCGGCATGACGGGGCTCACCCCTTATGCTCGCTTTGGCAGCATGCCGTTGTTAGCCTGGTTACTGATCAGTGTTTTAGTGGGTATCACCGTAGGCCGCCGCCAGTTTTACGGCCGCCAACAGCGTTTAGCCGCCCAACAAAACCTGAGAAATAGAGCGAGAAGCTAGAGCAGCGCTCGGCTAGAAACAAAAACGCCGCATCACGAGATGCGGCGTTTTTTTAGCTGTAAAAATAGATTTTTCCGACGACAAAAAACAAGGCTACCTACAAATGGTTTTGAATTTGTAGCCCAGCAATTTATTCGCTGGTCCTGCGAAGCAGGATATTTAGCCTAAAAATCAGAACAAAACCGCGGCGAATACTCTTTATCTAAGAAACGGCCGCCTACAAAAGACACGCCCCCCGTAGCTGCCCGTCTCTTGGGTAAAGAGGACTTCGGCAGGCCAGCGTAGCTGGCTGTTTTTAAAATAATATAAAACCGCGGCGAATAAATTGCCGCCTACGAAAGACAGCTCTTCACGCTTTCCCCCTCACCCCTCACGGAAAATCAAACCGCCAACGGTCGGCGGATAAAGCGGTTGTGGTTGCATTCTAAACATGTGGTCAGCACTTCTGGGTGCGTCACTTCATGAGAATGGGCGCATAAGGTGCAGTCGAAGCGGCCGGGGCCGACTACGTCGCCCGCTTGGTATTCACCGTGTTGTCTTAACTCAGTGGCCAGCTCGTGCCATTCCAGCTGGCTTTTGTCGGTGATATCCGACAACCAGCCCCAGACCGTTTCTTTGATGCGTCGATAATAGAGGCTGTCTCGAAACTCATCGCCGCTGTCTTCTAGCTCTACTAAGTCGCGTTTCACGTATTCGGCAATCAGCGCCAACTCATCTTTGGTCAGATCACTGACCGCTTCCATGTAGGCGTGCGTGGTATTGACCAGCTCTTTGATGCTGACATCATCGCTTTCTTGCCAGCGTTTTTGTAACTCAGCCACAAACTCGTCATAACCTTTTTTCTTTTTATGATCTTGGTTATCCATGCGCATTCTCCCTTAAGATAGTCAGCGCTAAGGGGCGGCTATTGTTGCCTTTCCCCCCCTAGGGTATTCTATGTCGATATATCGCCGTGGTTTATCACCCATTTCTCAGATCCGGATGTCACTAATGCAAGAGCAATACATTCCCCAAAACATTGAGCCCAAAGTACAAGGCTTGTGGGCAGACCAGCAGACCTTTAAGGCCACCGAACAAGCAGATAAAGAAAAGTTTTACTGCCTATCCATGTTTCCTTATCCCTCCGGCCGACTGCACATGGGGCATGTACGTAACTACACCATAGGTGACGTTATATCTCGCTATCAACGCCTGCAAGGTAAAAATGTTATGCAGCCCATAGGTTGGGACGCATTTGGCCTGCCTGCCGAGAACGCGGCCATCAATAACAAGACCTCCCCCGCGCCTTGGACTTACGAAAATATCGATTACATGAAAAACCAGCTGAAGCGTTTGGGCTTTGGTTATGACTGGAGCCGCGAATTCGCTACCTGCGATCCAGAATATTACCGTTGGGAGCAGTGGTTCTTCACTAAATTGTATGACCAAGGCTTGGTGTACAAGAAGACTTCATCGGTTAACTGGTGTCCTAACGATGAAACCGTATTGGCCAACGAGCAGGTAAACGACGGCTGTTGCTGGCGTTGTGACTCACCGGTTGAGCGCAAAGAAATCCCCCAGTGGTTTATTAAGATCACCGATTACGCGGACGAGCTGCTGAGCGAGCTGGATAATCTGAACGAATGGCCAGAGCAAGTTAAAGCCATGCAGCGCAACTGGATTGGCCGCAGCGAAGGCGTGACCCTTACCTTCAAAGTAAGCGAGCAAGACCAGTCGTTTGATGTGTATACCACACGTCCCGACACTTTATACGGTGTGACTTATGTGGGCATCGCTGCCGGTCACCCGCTGGCCGCTCAAGCTGCGGCTAATAACCCAGCACTGAGTGCCTTTGTTGATGAGTGTAAGCACAACAGCAAAGTGGCCGAAGCCGACATGGCCACCATGGACAAAAAAGGCATGGCCACCGGTCTTTACGCCGAGCATCCGCTAACTGGCAAGCTGGTGCCAATTTGGGTAGCTAACTTCGTACTGATGGATTACGGCTCAGGTGCCGTGATGTCAGTACCGGCTCACGATGAGCGCGACT is a window of Oceanisphaera sp. IT1-181 DNA encoding:
- a CDS encoding FAD-dependent monooxygenase; translated protein: MDMQQEQCDIAIIGGGMVGALVAALLAPTGLSIRVIEAKRPTEFSPEQPRDLRVSAISATSVALLEQAGAWDNIQGMRAWPYQRLEAYEWQVFHTEFTAASVGREYLGYMVENRLIQLGLWQALAQWPNVKLDCPNGLEALRQSETGATLTLTHGQQLEARLVLACDGAESFTRQLVGIGISAWDYGQQCMLISIEADQLESDMTWQQFTPQGPRAFLPLGTDQGCLVWYDQKQRIQALAKLDNDSLAEQVAAHFPPRMGNFKVLSKGSFPLRRRHANQYVKGRVVLLGDAAHTINPLAGQGVNLGFKDVAAITELVSQGVEAQLDIGSSERLARYQRRRRTDNLLMQTTMDVCYHAFSNNILPLKILRNLGLSAAQHSGPLKKRVMKYAMGL
- the miaB gene encoding tRNA (N6-isopentenyl adenosine(37)-C2)-methylthiotransferase MiaB, which codes for MSKKLHIKTWGCQMNEYDSSKMADLLDATHGYELTDDPTEADVLLLNTCSIREKAQEKVFHQLGRWRPLKMINPKLVIGVGGCVASQEGEAIRARAHYVDLVFGPQTLHRLPAMIKAVLEGNGAQVDVTFPEIEKFDNLPEPRAEGASAYVSIMEGCSKYCSFCVVPYTRGEEVSRPMDDVLYEIAQLADQGVREVNLLGQNVNGYRGETHDGSICSFAELLRLVASIDGIDRVRYTTSHPIEFTDDIIEVYRDTPELVSFLHLPVQSGSDRILTLMKRAHTALEYKSKIRRLRAVRPDVTISSDFIIGFPGEDEDDFERTLKLIEDVGFDLSYSFIFSARPGTPAADLPDDVPLEEKKARLARLQTLINNQAQLISRQMLGTTQRILVEGPSKMDPMELRGRTENNRVVNFVGAHTLIGGFADVEIIEARPNSLRGKFIRGEAEMGLRVQTSPKSILGRRPDGVPDAVGVATFTP
- a CDS encoding PhoH family protein, with the protein product MSPTVTTVELELAPADGARLASLCGPLDDNIKQLERRLGIEINYHNQYFTLVGRTAQVNIGAHLLKHLYVETQALRGQAVPDITPELVHLAIKESQVLDQDDTPDIEHLYGKSVNIKTKRGLIKPRTASQAHYMAHISSHDITFGIGPAGTGKTYLAVAAAVDALERQEVRRILLTRPAVEAGEKLGFLPGDLSKKVDPYLRPLYDALFEMLGFEQVEKLIERNVIEIAPLAYMRGRTLNDAFIILDESQNTTLEQMKMFLTRIGFNSRAVVTGDITQVDLPRNAKSGLRHAMEVLDGVEGLSFNFFHAEDVVRHPVVARIVRAYEAFDSQQAELNDKQS
- the ybeY gene encoding rRNA maturation RNase YbeY, whose translation is MNLWLDLQLACDEAPGLPNESELEVWLQAALLNEREEAEVTVRLVDEAESHQLNHDYRGKDKSTNVLSFPFEAPPGIELPLLGDLVICRQVVEREAIEQHKPLTAHWAHMVVHGCLHLLGFDHIKDDEAEIMEAKEIAILATLGFANPYLDDEG
- the corC gene encoding CNNM family magnesium/cobalt transport protein CorC (CorC(YbeX) belongs to the Cyclin M Mg2+ Exporter (CNNM) family, and was characterized as belonging to a set of three proteins, at least one of which must be present for CorA to function.) — translated: MSDDNSNSEHGSSSKKNWLEKLGQLFQGEPKNREELVEVIMEASQRELIDQDTKDMIEGVLEVSELRVRDIMIPRSQMVTVEKSQPVSSFLPMIIESTHSRFPVVNEDKDHIEGILLAKDLLQYGFGLNDDTFTIDKILRTAVVVPESKRLDKLLKEFRQERYHMAIVVDEFGGVSGLVTIEDILELIVGDIEDEFDAEECAEIRQITSRVYAVAALTDIEDFNEYFNTDFSDEEADTVGGLVMHAFGHLPAKGEQLEINGFIFKVAHTDRRRLLQLQVKLPSSQESSTSENI
- the lnt gene encoding apolipoprotein N-acyltransferase, giving the protein MRHFFFSLGALLSGVLGVYAFSPFGYWPLALVSLFGLYASTQTLSPGRAARRSFIWAMGFYLVGLWWIHNSMTIFGGMPLWAAFLLVALLAAYLSLYTAAAIWLAQRLVPSRTWRALLVLPALLIAADWLRGWVMTGFPWLWFGYSQLEGPLAGLAPIMGVQGISWLLTFTAATAWLLLQRRPTWWPGVAAIALWGLAFSSNFVQWVTPTQESRFALVQGNIEQSLKWIPGQLEQSLERYISLTLPERDADVVIWPESALPSTEQQLAPWLKQVDLMMRDRGQSLITGLVSEPSSGDMYNSVITLGHNAIPYEMEHSNRYYKQHLVPVGEFVPFGDLLRPIAPFFNLPMSSFARGEANQPDLTAAGQQLSVAICYEVAFPSLVRANMKPNTDYLLTVSNDTWFGQSIGPWQHQEIARMRALELGRPLIRATNNGVTLVTDEKGQITASLPQFETGVLQANVTGMTGLTPYARFGSMPLLAWLLISVLVGITVGRRQFYGRQQRLAAQQNLRNRARS
- a CDS encoding zinc ribbon-containing protein — encoded protein: MDNQDHKKKKGYDEFVAELQKRWQESDDVSIKELVNTTHAYMEAVSDLTKDELALIAEYVKRDLVELEDSGDEFRDSLYYRRIKETVWGWLSDITDKSQLEWHELATELRQHGEYQAGDVVGPGRFDCTLCAHSHEVTHPEVLTTCLECNHNRFIRRPLAV